A single region of the Paramicrobacterium fandaimingii genome encodes:
- a CDS encoding DUF4032 domain-containing protein has protein sequence MSASLNITSATVDPALLDLPWGLPLDAWPSENIASLPKGISRHLVRFANLSGYVIAIKETTLDMAKGEYEMLRSLQKLDIPCVEPVAVITGRRSADADDLLPVLVTRHLRFSLPYRALFSQQLRPDTATRLVDALALLLVRLHIAGFFWGDVSLSNTLFRRDAGAFAAYLVDAETGKLYQGGLSNGQRENDLEIARVNIAGELMDLSAGGRTDEELDPVAVSNGIVDAYRSLWSELTGTEQFASHERYRINERVQRLNALGFDIGELAIKTDEGGSQVRIQPKVVDAGHHQRRLIRLTGLDTGENQARRLLNDLDSFRATTGKQDDDEEVVAHEWLIRVFEPVVRSIPRELRGKLEPAEVFHQLLEHRWKLSQTEQRDVPLAEALTSYINNVLRHRRDEATIIDPPTGALTSAIDVVTSDNDVDWRDTV, from the coding sequence ATGAGCGCCTCACTGAATATCACATCGGCCACGGTCGACCCTGCCCTTCTCGATCTGCCGTGGGGGCTGCCGCTTGACGCCTGGCCGTCTGAGAACATCGCCTCGCTTCCCAAGGGGATCTCCCGTCACCTCGTGCGTTTCGCCAACCTCTCGGGCTATGTCATCGCCATCAAGGAGACGACGCTCGACATGGCAAAGGGCGAGTACGAGATGCTGCGATCGCTGCAGAAGCTCGACATTCCCTGCGTCGAGCCCGTCGCCGTGATCACCGGTCGACGATCTGCCGATGCCGACGATCTGCTTCCCGTTCTCGTGACGAGGCACCTGAGATTCTCGCTCCCCTACCGCGCGCTCTTCAGCCAGCAGCTGCGCCCCGACACGGCGACTCGCCTCGTCGACGCCCTTGCTCTTCTTCTCGTGCGTCTGCACATCGCCGGATTCTTCTGGGGCGACGTGTCGCTCTCGAACACGCTGTTCCGTCGTGACGCCGGCGCCTTTGCCGCGTACCTCGTCGATGCAGAGACCGGAAAGCTCTATCAGGGCGGCCTCTCGAACGGGCAGCGCGAGAACGATCTCGAGATTGCCCGCGTGAACATCGCAGGCGAGCTCATGGACCTCTCGGCAGGAGGGCGAACGGACGAAGAGCTCGATCCCGTCGCCGTCTCCAACGGCATCGTCGACGCCTATCGCTCCCTCTGGAGTGAGCTCACGGGCACCGAGCAGTTTGCCTCTCATGAGCGGTACCGCATCAACGAGCGCGTTCAGCGCCTCAATGCCCTCGGATTCGACATCGGGGAGCTCGCCATCAAGACAGACGAAGGCGGAAGCCAGGTTCGAATTCAGCCGAAGGTTGTCGACGCGGGGCACCACCAGCGTCGACTCATTCGGCTCACAGGCCTCGACACGGGTGAGAATCAAGCGCGCCGACTCCTCAACGACCTCGACTCGTTTCGTGCCACGACGGGCAAACAAGACGATGACGAAGAGGTTGTGGCGCACGAGTGGCTCATTCGCGTCTTCGAACCCGTCGTGCGTTCCATCCCTCGTGAGCTGCGCGGCAAGCTTGAGCCTGCCGAGGTGTTCCACCAGCTGCTCGAGCATCGGTGGAAGCTCTCGCAGACCGAGCAGCGCGATGTTCCGCTCGCTGAGGCGCTCACGTCGTATATCAACAACGTGCTGCGGCACCGCCGTGATGAGGCGACGATAATCGACCCGCCGACAGGCGCGCTGACCTCGGCAATCGACGTCGTCACGTCAGATAATGACGTTGACTGGCGCGATACCGTCTAG